In Dermacentor variabilis isolate Ectoservices chromosome 1, ASM5094787v1, whole genome shotgun sequence, the genomic stretch GATAAACGGCTCGGCGCATACCGGCTATTTTAGGTGCAAGATTTTAAAGCTGACCTGCACGCATAGCTTAAATTTGAGGAACGTTCAGAGAGAAAAATCGCATGCAAATTTTGACAAGCTCGAAGCATTTCTGCACGGTTCGCTGTTAGAAAGGTTCCAGTTTATCTCAGCCAATAGCTATGGGTGCAACGCTGACGTTCACAGAAGTGCCGACAAGGAGCGGCCTTGACACATGACTGGAAACAGTGGACTCAATAGAGGCAATCCTGACGTGAAGTCTAAATTTAAAGTAAATTTTCGTTGCTACTAATGTGTACTGCGTTGGATTTTTGAACATCGGCGCGTAGCCGTAAATTGCATGACTGACTTTAAGGAGGTTCCTTCCGAAAACTCCGTCGACTGCaccatgattacaacgaaggcgccaaataaaacaacggatgAAGGAAGGCGAcgcgggacaaccacgtaggcgcacgcccaccagcacgtgctcagtgaccGCACTAGCTGGCCAAGTTACTTATGAGGAGTTCTTTAAACGAGGGTACCTATATCCTTGTCGTCGTTTAGTGTTCTTGCTTGTTTATTTTTAGCAATAACTTTCGGATACTGGTCCAATCTTCCCATTTTGTcggagtaaaaaaaagaaaataaaaatattaaacGAACTGCTCCTTAGATTCTTGACCGCACCGCTCTCTAACTGTGCCTGCACATTTATGGTATCTTCGGCTCGTAGCCCCAAGACTCTGCCTCAGAGCAGTCAGATCTAGAGCCGTTCTTCGTTCGAACCAGAGGCAGGACACTTCAGGCGAGCACACCTAGAAGGACGGAAACAGATCCACGGGTAACTTCCCCGATTTTGCGATGGAAGCGccgatgtccccgcagagcacagaCCCGAGAAAAATGGCGACTTCGCTTTCGTCGCTCAACAAACTGAAATGGTGAGCGTCACGCGATCGGACCTCGGCGAGATCTGGGAGCCGCTCCGACATCTCTCGTTGGAGCGGCTGAGAGCGCTCTCGACCGGATCCGATCGCTCAGATGAAACCAGCCGAATGCTTTTCGATCTCCCCGTTTCAACCAGACGACTTCTGAATCGCGTGTCGAAGCACTCTGGACCATTCGATAACGACCAGCCGAAGGTGCCATAGGATTTAATTAGGGGAGTTTAACAGAGCACCAATACACAGGCCAACACACCACCGGCAGGCAGCAAGATGATGGTGAATGATACGACACCAAAAGGTAGAGCATAAGCGCTCTCAGTATTCATCATGGCGAAGGACGCCtgaacaagcttttttttcttcgctctatAGGCACCTAGAGATAGACAAcccaagttttcatttttttttctctcgtttatTATTAGTATTCACAAGGCGCACAGATGGGTTTCAGCTGAAAACTCCGTGTGTTGACCACTTTCCACCTGTCACAGGTAAATACGTCGGTATATATAGAAGCGGCACTCCTATAGTCGCTCGGCCTCATTCCATGTGTGGTCTCGCGCAGTTCGTTAGCGACGCACGCAGATGCACGTCACCTTGAACCTGCCGCCGCAATAACCTGCCCGGCGCCCAATGCTGCGGCAGTGGCGGTGGCATGCGCGCTGGTTGAACGGACAGCCAAATCCCCATCGTCCTGCATAGTTATTAGAAAAACGGTCACAAGGGAATTCATTTTAATGAAAGGCAAAGGCAGAAGTAGCAGTTTTGCAAGGCACTTGAGCACTGGGGCCGAATTTTTGTTTGACTGCGTTGAACACGCATTTACCGCGTCGTACTGAGAGAAGTTTTAGTGTACTCGTGAGCTCAATGCCACATTCGGCTGCTTATTTTTTAACTTTTTTTGCTGATGTAGGTTAATTTTGATATCTGATGAATTTTTGGTTTCCTTTCTCATATTTGCGAACATCAAATCTTTCGCAAAGCAGTGTCGAAATTTTAGCGAATTTCTTCTAGATCAGTGAAAGAGAACGCTGACGGAAATGTCACGGAGTTAAATATCGCATGTTTGACATTCGCTGCATGAAGCTGCCTATTGCCATTCAATGTATCTTGTCGCCTTGGAGACAGCTCCTCATAAGTAAAGATGCACTTGATATATGTTTAAAAATATCGCGTTTACTGCAGTTGAGGTGGCACAACTATTCCAGCTGTTCGTGGCGTGAGCACGTGAACGAGGCACATAAGCTTTACAGAAAATGAAATTTCAAGTTGTATGAGCGTGAGAGGTAGAGACACGGGACAAGAAGCAACAAGTAAAATGATATAAGATAGCTATCAAAAACAAGAAAAGGGGAAACAGAAATGTCTCCCAAGTGCTGATGGAGGTAACTGACATGTAGGCGTGAGAATCTGTCAGCCCTGACTGTACGTGACGCGCTTGTAATATGCACGAAGAGAACGAACCGGCGTTTTCATTAGTTAATACAGTCAGCTAAATTTAATGTGATAGCATTGCCAGAGATAGCTATGGCTGTCTGCATTGCTGTTTTAGTTCCCGACGAAAGGTATTAGCAAATTTCTCGAGTGGCACTCGCTTTACAAATTGCTAAGCGTCGACAATCATTTCGTTAGAATCAGTGGGGAAGAATAACGAAAATGACCGCTGGGGTTTCTCCCTATATTTGCTttaattaaattctgaggttttacgtaccAATGATACGCAGCGTATAGAGGGGGACcccggattaatcttgaccacctggggtccgtTACTGCACACCTCAATTTAAGCAAACGATGGCTTTTTGCATTCTGCCACATCGGTATGCGGCCGCCACGCCCAGTATTGAGCCAGCCGCGGCGATCTCAGCAGTGACATGCCCTATAGCCACTCGGCTACCACGGCGAGTCCCCATAATTGCTTTCTTGGTGCATAAACTATACTTACGAACTCTCAAGTGGGCGACTTCACTCTTGTCTTCACTGAGAGAAGCGGTGGCGAGAATGGCTGCAAGAAAATGATGGCGTCAATTAATGTtttattaagcaaaataaaagcGATAAGCAGCTTCCATAGCAGGAGTTATAGGCTATAAGGCCAATTATCAAGCAGGAGCCGTATTTTCCatggttttgtttattttttcccctCCGATTCCAATCATTCCTTATCCTTCGTCCAACCTAGTCGCGCGAGTCAATGCTGGCAAGCAAGAagaataacaaataaaaaagagccGTTACCCCCAAATATGACCACGAGCACCAATTTCACAAACCTTTCGCGATACCGCTTTCTTCGCCCATTGTTTTGAGACTGTACAATAATAAATAAGTTTTAATTAGCACTTTTAAATGTTGGTAGCATAATCCAAGGAGGCATTGATGGTATTTAGCACGTTTGCAGAACGGGGCGCATATTAACAAATGCGCCATTTAGTAAGTACCACATGGAACTAACGTGAAGCGTAAGTGCCGTTCGCTATTGGACATCACTGCGACGATGGCCACGTTTAACACTTTGATCACTGTCATGAGTGGGGGGCGGACGAAAACTGGGCACTGGGGAAACGTCTCTTGCGGAAGAGATTTGTGAATACGGGACAAGAGACTATGATCCGTATTCACAAAatagctcttacgctagaattgttggGAAGAGAAAATTCCGGTCAATCCTGACACTGGATATATTGTTACTGAAGGCGACCGAACGAACGGCTAAGcgaacttacaaaaaaaaaagatttctgaaTTCtgccccgtattcacaaaatatATCTTGCTCTAAAAGAGTCCGTAAGAGTAGGTACCAGCCAATTGTGCTATTGGACACTGCAGTAGCGACGCCATCTAGCAAATAGTAAGTAGCACTTACGGAAAGCTTTGCGAATGCGGCACCTGGGCCTAGCTGTATTCACAAAAGCGTTCTAACGCTACCACTGTCCGT encodes the following:
- the LOC142571952 gene encoding defensin-like, which codes for MKVLAIALIFTLVSAILATASLSEDKSEVAHLRVRRWGFGCPFNQRACHRHCRSIGRRAGYCGGRFKVTCICVRR